The following coding sequences lie in one Spirosoma sp. KUDC1026 genomic window:
- the lysA gene encoding diaminopimelate decarboxylase, whose protein sequence is MQLDNQHYTIQGVDVLGIAEQFGLPLYVYDADKIIEKIALLRSSFSGVNLKIKYAAKALTNVSILKLMHQQGIEMDSVSVNEARMGMLAGFTPGQIMFTPSGVSFEEIREAIELGLQLNVDSLPLLEWVGENYGSSVPVSIRINPHIEEGGNIKISTGHADSKFGISILQRDDIRALVDQHQISVVGLHVHTGSDFKNANAFLRGAEVLFELASDYPDLKFIDFGSGFKVAYKAGDHVTDIVDLGAKVSAAFQEFCQRYGRELELWFEPGKFLVSECGHLLVKTNIVKENPARTFVAVDSGLNHLIRPMMYDSYHDIKNVSNPTGPEQVYTVVGYICETDTFATDRSLPEVRPNDVLSFENGGAYGFSMASNYNARFRPAEVLVYSGTPYLIRQRDTFEDLMRGQDVLDFAKISNQLVNAE, encoded by the coding sequence ATGCAGCTGGATAATCAACACTATACGATTCAGGGAGTCGACGTGCTGGGCATCGCCGAACAGTTTGGCCTGCCGCTGTACGTATATGATGCCGATAAGATCATTGAGAAAATTGCGTTGCTCCGCTCGTCGTTCAGCGGGGTCAACCTGAAGATAAAATACGCGGCCAAGGCGCTGACCAACGTATCGATTCTGAAGCTGATGCACCAGCAGGGTATCGAAATGGATTCGGTGTCGGTAAACGAAGCCCGGATGGGGATGCTGGCGGGTTTTACACCTGGCCAGATCATGTTTACGCCCAGTGGCGTATCATTCGAGGAAATTCGCGAAGCCATCGAACTGGGCCTGCAACTGAATGTCGATAGTCTGCCGCTGCTCGAGTGGGTAGGGGAGAATTACGGTTCGTCAGTGCCGGTGAGCATCCGGATCAATCCGCACATTGAAGAGGGCGGCAACATCAAAATTTCGACCGGTCACGCCGATTCCAAGTTTGGTATTTCAATCCTGCAGCGCGACGACATTCGGGCGCTGGTTGATCAGCACCAGATATCGGTGGTGGGCCTGCACGTACACACAGGTTCCGACTTTAAGAACGCCAACGCCTTCCTGCGCGGGGCCGAGGTGCTGTTTGAACTGGCTAGTGATTATCCTGATCTGAAGTTTATCGACTTCGGTAGCGGGTTCAAGGTGGCTTACAAAGCCGGTGACCACGTAACGGACATCGTCGATCTGGGCGCTAAGGTATCGGCTGCGTTTCAGGAGTTCTGCCAACGCTACGGCCGGGAGCTGGAACTCTGGTTCGAGCCAGGTAAATTTCTGGTGAGTGAGTGCGGACACCTGCTGGTGAAAACCAACATCGTTAAGGAAAATCCGGCGCGGACGTTCGTAGCGGTCGATTCGGGCCTGAATCACCTGATCCGGCCGATGATGTACGACTCTTATCACGACATCAAGAACGTATCGAACCCGACTGGTCCCGAGCAGGTCTACACCGTCGTGGGCTACATCTGCGAGACCGATACGTTCGCAACTGATCGGTCCCTGCCTGAGGTTCGTCCCAACGACGTACTGTCGTTCGAGAACGGGGGTGCCTATGGGTTCAGTATGGCGTCGAACTACAATGCCCGTTTCCGTCCGGCCGAAGTTCTGGTGTACAGCGGTACGCCTTACCTGATCCGGCAGCGGGATACGTTCGAGGATCTGATGCGCGGTCAGGACGTACTGGATTTTGCGAAAATTAGCAATCAACTCGTTAATGCCGAGTAA